Sequence from the Corallococcus sp. EGB genome:
CGTTGACCCACACGTTCACGGCCTCGCGGCTCCTTCCGGCCCCCTCCACGGACGGGACCCGCCGCTGCCAGTACAAGGGCGGTTCTGCCCTGTCAACGCACAGCCTCCCCCACGCAGCAGCCCCGCTTCAGCGCACCGGAACGGATTTTTCGCGCCCGGATGCGTTTTGTTCCGCTACCCCAGCAGGCAGGGGGCCAGGCCCTCCCCCTGACGCCTTCCGCCCCTGCGCATGGCCCCGCGCGCTGACAAGCGCTGTGCAGGGGCGGGGGGAACGACCAGTTTCTGCCCAACGCCGGGGAACAAATCACCGGCATCGAGAACACACTCACAGGGGGCGGTCACACATGCGGAAGCTCATGATTGCGGTCACGGCGGTCGCGGGTCTGACGATGGTCACCGGTTGCAAGCGGGATGATGTCCAGGCGCAGCGCGAGGATGTGGCCGAGGCCCGTCAGGAAGCCGCGCACGAGACGGCGGAGGCGCGCCGGGACGAGAGCAAGGAAGTGGCCTCGGCGCAGCAGAACGCCAACGAGGACATCGCGGAGGCGCACCGGGACGCCAACGAGAAGATCGCCAGCGCCAATGACGACGTGCGCGACGAGGAGAAGGACCTGGCCGAGGCCCAGTCCAACCGCAACGCGGACCTGGCCGAGGGCGGCTCCGGCATGGCCGGCACCACCAGCGCCGCGGCGGCCACCACCGTCAACGGCCGCGTGCTGTCCAAGTCCGGCGACACGCTGACGCTGGTGGACAGCACCAACAAGGAGCTGAAGATCAAGACCAACGACAAGACCGCGGTGATGGACAACGCCAGCCGCGCGGTGAAGCTGGACGACATCAAGGAAGGCTCGCAGGTGCGCGCCTCCTACGTGATGGACGGCAAGGACATGGTCGCCCGCGACGTCACCCTGGTGGCGCCGGTGAAGAAGATGGACAAGTAGCCCCGCGCCTCACGCGCCTGACGTCCCGAGCGGACAGGGGAAGTACTTGAAAGGCAGCGGCTCCCACCTTCGCGGTGGGGGCCGTTTCCTTTTTTGTCGGGGAGCTGCCCGGTGGGGTCGGATGGGAATGTCTGACCCGGGTGGTAGGACGCGTGCGTGAGGAATTCCTCATGCCTTCCCGCCCCCGGGAAGCGCCACTCCCGTCAGGAGCGTCACCGCGATGGCCACCCATCCCCCCGCGTCTTCCGCGTCCCGGCCCTTCATCCTCTTCACCACCGGGGCCACGTCCTATGAGCTGGTGCGCTACCTGGGGTCGCGCGCCGGCGGGGAGCTGCTGCTCGCCCGCCGGCACTACGCGCGCACGCCGGGCGGGCTGGTGCTGATCAAACGCCTGCGCGACGTGACGGATGACGTGGCGCGGGCGCGGCTGCGCGAAGAGGTGAAGCTGCTCATGCGGCTGTCCCACCCGGCCATCGCGCCGGTGTACCTGGTGCGGGTGCACGACGGCGCGCCCCACCTGGTGACGGAGTACGTGGACGGGCCGTGCCTGGAGACGCTGTCCAGCTTCGCGGCGCTGCGGCGGCGGCCCTTCTCGGAGGCCTTCGCCGCGTACGTGGGCGCGGAGGTGGCGGACGCGCTCCACCACGCCCATTCGCTGGAGGACGCGCGCGGCCTGCCGGTGGGCGTGGTCCACCGCGACGTCAGCCCCCGCTCGCTGCGCGTGGACGTGCACGGGCGGGTGCGGCTGTCGGACTTCGCGCTCGCGTGGTCGCGGCTGCCCGGGCGCGTGGTGACGGAGCCGGGGCTCGTGCGCGGGGACGTGGCCTATGCGTCGCCGGAGGCGCTGGAGGGGCTGCCGTTGGATGGCCGCGCGGACCTGTTCTCCCTGGGCATGGTGCTGCTGGAGCTGCTCACCGGCCTGCACCTGCTGGACCTGGAGGACGTGGAGCGCGCCGCGCAGCAGGCCCAGCCCGTGCCCGGGACGCGCGGGCTGTGCGCGGAGACGCCCAGCTGGCTCCCCGCGCCGCTGATGGCCGCGCGCATGGCGTGCCTGACGCCGGCGCACGTGGAGCAGGCCACGCGGGGGCTGTCGCCGGGCATGCGGGCCGTGCTCCAGCAGGTGCTCCAGCGCGACCGCGACCTGCGCTTCCAGACGGGCGCGCAGCTGCGGGACGCGCTCCGGGACCTGCTGAACGCGCAAGGCCGGCCCTATGGTCCTCACGAAGCGCTGCGCGAGGTGGCGGAGGTGCGTACGGACGCGCTCGTGGGCCCGGCGGGGGAGGCGGAGGCGGGGCTCCCGCTGGAGGACGACCTCTGGGATGGCTGCGATGACGATGGCGCGGAGTGGACGTGAGGCGTGATGGACGGGGGGCCCGGGGCGCTTGTCATCCCGGGAGGCCGTGGCGAAGACTGCTGGCATGGGTGACGTGAAGGAGCTGCACCGTCAGTGGTGCATCGCGGACGGGCACGCGGACTCGTTGATGTGGAACCGCGACCTGTGCGAGCGGTCCTCGGAGGGGCACGTGGACTTCCCCCGCCTGCGCGAGGCGGGGGTGAAGCTGCAGTGCTTCACGCTGGTGACCCGGGGCTTCCCGTTCATTGGCGGCTTCCCGCTGTTCGCCGCGTGGCGCAAGTGGCCCCGCGAGGCGCGCGGCAGCGAGTGGACGCGCGCGCTCTGGCAGATTGGACGGCTGGACGCCTTCTGCGCCCGCTCCGGGGACACCGTGCGCATCGCCACCACCGGGGCGGGGCTGGAGGACAACCTCGCCCACGGGCGGCTGTCGGCGGTGCTCGGCGTGGAGGGGGGCCACGCGATTGAAGGCCAGGTGGAGCGGCTCGCGGAGCTGCACCGGCGCGGCGTGCGCTTCATGGGGCTCACGCACCTGTCCAACAACGCCCTGGGCGGTTCGTCCTTTCCCATGATGGGCAACCGCGGGCTGACGGCCCTGGGCCACCAGGTGATGGAGGAGATGGCCCGCCTGGGCATGAGCGTGGACGTGGCGCACGCCTCCGAGCAGACGCTCGCGGACCTCTTCGCGCACCCCACGGTGCGCTACTTCTGTTCGCACACGGGGGTGCGCGCCGCGGGCGGTGGCTGGCGCAACCTGTCCGACGAGGCGCTGCGCACCATTGCCCGGCGCGGCGGCGTGGTGGGCATCATCCTGGCGCCGGTGTACCTGGGCGGCGACACGTGGGACGACGTCGTCCGCCACGTGGAGCACGCGGTGGACATCATGGGCGAGGAGGGCGTGGGCGTGGGCTCGGACTACGACGGCATGGTGGCGCTGCCCCGGGGCATGCGGGACGTGACGGATTTGCCGCGACTCACGGAAGCCCTGCTCAAACGGCACCCGGAGTCCTGGGTGGAACGTGTGATGGGTGGCAACTTGCGGCGTTACTTCCGCGAGACGCTCGGCGGCGGTTGACAGCGAAAAACCGGTCGAAAAGAGTCGCCGGCACTCATGAACCGCCTTCCTCTCGCGCTCCTGTCCCTCGTCGGTTTCCTCCTCCTTCCCGGCTGTGGCGGGCCGAGCTCGGGCGACTCGTGCAGTGACCGTGACTTCGTGTGCCAGGACGGCGCGCAGGCGCTGGAGTGCCGCAACGGCACCTGGCGTCCGCTGGCGTGCCGCGGGCCGCTGGGATGCCGGGAGCTGGCGGACAGCGTGCGGTGCGACACGTCCCTCAACCAGGAGAACGACGGCTGCGCGATGTCCGCCGAGGGCAAGGGCGTGTGCAGCCCGAACGGGCGCGCGCTCCTCACCTGCAAGCAGGGCGTGCTGGTGAAGACGGCGGATTGCTCCTCGTGCGCCGTGCAGGACAACCAGGCCGTCTGCCAGCCGTGACGTCAGCGCTCGGGGTCCCCTCCGGAGGCCGGCGGTGGGGCTCCCGGCGGCGGCGCGGGCAGGTAGCCGCCCGCGGCCATGCGCTTCCCGGACCGCTCGTACATGGCCGGTGAGAGGCCCTGGACGCCGGTGCCGTCAATCCACCGGTTGTAGAAGTTGAAGAGGGCGCAGACGGAGACGGCGTCGTAGACGGCCTCATCCGACCAGCCGGCCACCTTCAGGCGCTCCACGTCCTCGCGGCGCACGTCACCGGGCGTGTCGTTGAGCCGGTCCACGAAGGCGAACAACGCCTTCTCGGCCTCCGGGATGGGGGCCGTCTTCACGTCGTCCAGCACCGCCTGCACGTGCTGCGTGCTGCCCAGCAATTCCGCCGCGACCGCGGCGTGTGAGCCCGTTCAAAACACGCAGGCGTTGCGCCTCGACGTGTACGCGGCGATGAGCTCCCGCAGGCCCGCGGACAGCGGGGACGGGCCGCGCATCACCTCGTGGGTGAAGGCGGACAGCGCGTCCGTCATGCGCGGCTTGAACGCGAACAGGTGCCAGATGCCCGGTGGCGTCATGCCCCCGGCCCGCGCCATGGCGATCATCGTCCCGTAGGTTCCGTCGGATTCATGCGACTCGACGTCGGGCAGGTACATGCTTTGCGGAGCGGGGGACGGCTTCATCGCACTTCCTGGCGAAAGGGCAGCAGGTGCCCCATCAGGCCAGCGACGCGAGGAAGCTGTCCAGCACCGCGTTGAAGGCCTCCGGCTGTTCCTGGTTGGGCAGGTGCGCCGCGCCTGGAATGACCTCCAGCCGCGCGCCCTGCACCAGGTCCGCCATCTGCTTCGCCTTCGTCAGGGGCGTCACGGTGTCGTGCTCGCCGACGACAACGAGCGCGGGCCCCGCGTAGCGCGCGAGCAGGTCCTTGCTGTCCAGCCGCAGCGCCATGCCCCGCTGCGCGGCGGCGATGGACTCCGGCGACACGGACATGCCCAGCTTCGTCACCTCGCGGCCCACCGGGGACTCCGGCCCCGCGTGGACCAGCTTGGGCACCAGCCCCGGGATGACGGACGCCGTGCCCTCCTTCAGCGCCTGCTGCGCGGTGGCCTCGCGCTTGTCCTTCCCCGCGGCGTCGTCCGCGGTGCACTGCGTGTCCGAAAGCACCAGCCCGCGCACCCGGCCCGCGTCCTCGCGCAGGAGCGCCAGCGCCGCGTAGCCGCCCATGGACACGCCGCCCACCACCGCGGAGTCGATGTTCAGCGCGTCCAGCAGCGCGAGCGCGTCCTGCGCCAGCTTGCGCATCTCCGTGGGGCCTTCGCCCAGGCGGCTCTGCCCGAAGCCTCTCAGGTCCGGCACGAGGAAGCGGTAGCGCCCGGACAGCGCGGACACCTGCCGGTCGAACGCGGAGCCATCCAGCGGGAAGGCGTGCATGAGGAGCACCGGCAGCCCCTGGCCCACGTCCCGGTAGTGCAGCGGAATCCCATCCACGGCGACCGTCAGCATGCGTGCCTCCTCGCGGCCCGTCTCAGGGTGCGGCGTCAGATCCACTTCTTGTACTTGAACCAGGCGACGAGCCCCAGCGGGAAGCCCACCATGGTCGCCCACATGGCGGTGTACCAGCCCCGTCCCGTCAACTGCTCGAAGTTCTGCCCGAAGAAACCCACGATGAAGGACAGGGGCAGGAAGAGGGTGGCGAAGATGGTGAGCTGCTTGCTGATGTCGTTGGTGCGGTTGGCCACCATGGACAGGTAGCCGTCCATCACGTTGCCCACGACGTCGCGGCTGGAGTCGATCTGCTCGTACAGCCGCACCAGGTGGTCGTAGACGTCGCGGAAGTACAGCGTCGTCTTCTCCTGGATCTGCGGGATGCCCCGGCGCGACAGCATGCCCACCACGTCCCGCTGCGGGGACAGCACGCGGCGCAGCGTCACCAGCGCGCGCTTGAGCGCGAAGATGCGCTGGAGGTGCTCCGGATCCGGCTCCGCGAAGATGGCGTCCTCCAGGTCGTCCAGCTGGTCGCTGAAGTCGTCCATGATGGGGAACTGCGCGTCCACGAGCGCGTCCGCGAGCAGGTACAGGATGACGTCCACGCCCCGGCCCAGCGTGCCCGCGGGGTCGTCCATCACGCGCCGCCGGACGCCTTCATGGCTGGGCAGCTTCAGCGCGTGCACGCTGATGATCCAGTCCTGCGCGAGGAAGAAGTGCTGCTCGTGCAGCGTGAGCTCCGTGACGTCCGGCCCGCAGCTGAAGCCCTGCAGCACGATGAACTGGTGGTGCGGGTACTCCTCCAGCTTGGGCCGCTGGTCCAGCGTCAGGCAGTCCTCCACGGCCAGGCGGTGGAGCTGGAAGCGCTCGGCCAGCCGGCCCATCACCTCCGCGTCCGGCTCCAGCACGTCGATCCACTTGGTCCCCGGCCGGTCGAGCAGTTCTTCGCCCCCCGAGACAGCCCTGCCGTCCTCCCACAGACAGACCTGGATCATTTCCGTGGACTCCCCGGCCCGACAGTTGGGCCCGGGACGCTTGCTAGAACTCCCCGGACGCGATGTCGAGCGGTAGAGTGGGGGCAACGTGTCCGCTGCCGCCGAGAATCCCCCGCCGGCCTCCCTGACCCCGAGGCTCGAACAAATCCTCCAGTCGCTGCCCGACCGCGCCTTCGCCGCGCGGCTGCGCGCGGTGTACCTCGCCGCGGCCCAGGCCATCTCCCGGCTGAGCGACCTGGACCTGGTGAAGTATGAAACACCGGTCGTCGACGCCAGCCCCGACCTGTCGCTGTGGGAGGAGATGGCGCCCGTCATCCGCGACACGGTGATGGACGTCAACGGGCTGCTCAACGTCATCCGCGAGCAGTTCCCCGGCGCGCCGCCGCCGTCCGCGTCACGCAAGGGCCCCGGGGACGTGCCGGCCATGCTCCAGGACGGGATGGCGCGGCTCGCCCAGAGCATCACCCAGCTGGGCGAGGCCATGCGAAACCCGTCCGTGGTGAGCGACCGCTGGCAGCTGTTGGCGGAAATCCAACGCTTCCGGTCCGACTACCGCGAACAGATGAGCCAGCTCGTCTTCGAGTCCGCGAGCACCTTCGGCGAGGTGTCGCGCGCCCAGGTGGTGCCCGGCTACGAGGCGGAGGTGAAGGCGGCCGTCACGGTGCGCGCCATCACGTCCGACCTGTCGCGCATCGTCGCGGCGCGGCTCAACAAGGTGCGCGACGCGAAGCCGGAGGAGGTGCTGTGGAACGCGCAGCAGCTCCAGACGGAGCTGGACGCCTTCGGCCGCACCGCGGCGTACCGGAACCTGCGCGCCCAGGACAAGCGCCACATCGTGGAGGCCCGCGCGGAGGTGGGCGCGCTCGCGCTGGAGTCCGCCCCGGAGAAGCAGCGGCTGCTCACGTTGACGCAAGCGCTGGAGGAGCTGGTGCGAGGCCTGTCCGCGATGAACCAGCGCCAGCTGCTCATCCTCCACGACCGCGAGGTCTGGGCCGCGTGCGGCGTGCGCCTGGAGCGAGCGCTGTCCCAGTCCAAGAAGGACCCGGTCGCGTCCGCCAAGGCGCTGGCGGAGGCCGCGGCCAGCGCGCAGTCGCTCTACGGGCGGGATCCCACGATGGATGCGTTCCTGCGCAAGGCGCGCAAGCTGAAGCTCGCCGCGCTCACCGGCCCGGAGCTGCTCTCCACCATCGAGTCCTTCCAGGCCCAGCTCGCGCAACTGGATGTGATGTGACGGCCGCGAGGAAACTGGAGGTCGTGGAGCCGCGTCCCCTGCGGCAGGCGGACCTGTCCGGCGTGCAGGGCGTCTTCACCGACGTGGACGGCACGCTGACGACGGGCCACAAGCTGCGCAGCCAGACGGTGCGCGCCCTGGAGCAGCTCACGGAGTCCGGACTGCGCGTGGTGCTGGTGAGCGGCCGCCCGGCGGGGTGGGGCGAGGCCTGGGCCCGGCAGCTCCCGGTGGACGGCGTCGTCGTGGAGAACGGCGGGCTGTTCTTCCTCAAGGACGCGAAGGGGCAGCTGCGCAAGGTGTACCTGGAGCCGCCCGCGCAGCGCGTGGCCAACCGCCAGCGCCTGGAGCAGGAGGTCCAGCGGGTGCTCGCCCAGGTGCCGGGGGCGCGGCTGTCCGTGGACAGCCGCTACACGGAAGTGGACCTGGCGGTGGATTACAACGAGGAGGCCCGGCTGGGGGATGAAGGGGCCACCCGCATCGAGTCGCTCCTGCGGGCGCGGGGCGTGACGGCGGTGCGCTCGTCGGTGCACATCAACTGCTGGCTGGGCCGCTTCGACAAGCTCTCCGCGTCGCGCCGCTTCGCGAAGGTGGCGTGGGGCGAGACGCTGGACCCCGCGGACGGGCGGTATGTCTACGCGGGGGATTCTTTCAACGACGCTCCGATGTTCCAGGCGTTCAAGCTGGGCGTGGGCGTGGCCAACGTGCGCGCGGTGTTGGATCGCATCGACGCGCCGCCGGCCTTCATCACCCGGGCGCCCGAGGGGCGGGGCTTCGAGGAGCTGGCTCGCGCCCTCCTCGCCCGCCGCCGGACGGCCCGCAGTCGAGGAGTTTCAACGTGAATGTCGTGAAGCTGGAGCTGGCCCGGGGCCTGGGGCGTCACCTGCGCGCGGGGCACCCGTGGGTGTTCCGCAAGGCCCTGGAGCACGTGCCGCGGATTCCGCCCGGCAGCGTGGTGGACCTGACGGAGAACGGGAAGTTCGTCGCGCGCGGGTACTACGACCCGCACTCGGCCATCGCGGTGCGCGTGCTCACGCGGGACTCGCGCGAGACGGTGGACGCGCGCTTCATCACCCAGCGCGTGCAGCGCGCCCTGGCCGCGCGCACGGCGCTCATCGACCTGAAGGACACGGACAGCTACCGCCTCATCCACGGCGAGGGCGACGGCCTGCCCGGCGTGGTGGTGGACCTGTACGCGGGCTGGGCGGTCATGAAGCTCTACTCCGCGGGCCTCACCCCGTACCGGCCCCTCATCGTGGAGGCGCTGAAGGCGGGCGTCCCGGGCCTCAAGGGCATCATCGGCCGCGACGAGGTGGGGCGCGACGACGTGGAGGAGGATGACGGGCGCGGCAGCGGGAAGATGCTGTGGGGCGAGGAGGCCCCGGAGCTCATCCCCATCCGCGAGCGCGGCGCCATCTTCCTGGTGGACGCGTGGAAGGGACAGAAGACGGGCTTCTTCCTGGACCAGCGTGAGAACCGCTTCCTCATCCGCCGCCTGGGACAGGGGAGGGACGTGCTCAACTGCTTCAGCTTCAGCGGCGGCTTCTCCGTGAACGCGGCGCTCGGCGGCGCCAACAGCGTCTTCTCCGTGGATCAGGACCCGGAGGCCATCGCGCTGGCGCGGGAGAACTTCACGCGCAACGGGCTGCCCGCGGCGAAGCACGACTTCCTGGCGGCGGACGTCTTCGCCCTCATCCAATCGTTCAAGGAGGAGGGCCGCACCTTCGACCTCATCATCCTGGACCCGCCCGCCTTCGCGAAGAGCCAGCGCGCGGTGGAGGCGGCCGTGGACGGCTACGCGTCCCTCAACCGGCAGGCCCTGGCGCTGCTGCGCCCCGGCGGCCTCCTGGCCACGGCGTCGTGCTCCGCGCGCGTGACGGGGGACATGTTCATGGGCGCCGTGCGCGAGGCGGGCTTCAAGGCCGGCGTGGACCTGGCCCTGGTGGAGGAGCGCTACCAGCCGCCGGACCACCCCGTGCGCCTGCAGTTCCCGGAAGGGAAGTACCTCAAGTTCTACGTGATGCAGTCGGTGTAGCGGGAGCCTCCAGCCCTCGGGGCGCGCCGGCCATCGGGCGCGCCTCCCAGGGGGCGTGGGGGGCTCAGGTGCCGAAGACCTTGTGGGCCACGCGGTCCAGCACGTCCTTGCCCCAGACGATGCTGGCCTTGCCCAGCCGGTCCAGGTCGCGGGTGAACTCGCGGCCGTCCGGCACGACTTCGTAGGTGCGGGTCAGGAAGAGGTTGCCGGTGGCGGGCTCGAAGTCCACGTTGCCGCCGCCGGTGTCCGTGCCTTCCTCCTGCTGCTGCCGGAAGCCCTCGATGATGCCGGGCTTGGGCGGCTCGCGGAACCGGTAGATGAGGGCGCTGCACTTGAGCGCGGGCGGGGACTCGACGTGCTCGAAGGCGTACTGGCCCTCGCCGTTCATCATCCCGCCCAGGCCCTCGGCGTTGAGGCCCTCGGTGACGCCGGCGCCCTGGGACTGGAGGTACCACTTCACCAGCTGCCGGGCCGCGTCGCGCGTCATCGGCCCCCCCGAAGGCGGCGCGGGACGCGCCAGGCCCATGGAGGACAGCAGCCACTGAATCTTGCTGGAGAAGGAGCTGATCACTTCGCGGGGATGACGCGGTCCGCGACGCGGTTGAACACTTCGTCGCCCCACACGAGGCTGGCTTCCACGAGCCGGTCCACGTCTTCCTTGAACTGCTGCTGCGCGGGCAGCACGCCGTAGATGCGGCTCAGGAAGAGGCTCTTGTTCTCGGACTCGTAGTCCACCTTGCCGCCGCCGGTGTCCGTGCCCTTCTTCTCTTCGTCACGGAACCCGTCGATGACGCCCGGACGGGGCGCGTCGCGGAAGCGGTAGATGAGGGCGCTGCACTTCAGCGCCCCCGTGTCCTTCACATGCTCGAAGTAGACCTGGGCTTCGCCAAGAGCGGCGCCGCCAAATCCCTTCGCGTTCAGCCCGGAAGCCTGTGCATCGCCTCCGTGGGCCTGGATGAATGACTGCACCAGTCGCTGGGCATCTTCGAGCGTCATACGTGCAGTCATACCAGTCCAGGCCCAGGATGAGAACTAGCCCGCGCGCGCCTGGTCGAACGGGACGCGCTGGTTGAGGTACGTGTCGTTGATGTTGTGCGCGCCGGAGAAGATGCTCTTCTCGGAGAAGTAGCGGATCTTCGCGTCCTTGCCCGCGTGCTTCAGCAGGTCCAGGGGGCCCTTGCCGCTGGTGCCCAGGCCGAAGAGGCCGGGGACGGGGTCCTTGTCGTTGACGTAGTGGACGTACTTGGGGCCGTCCGGGTAGGTCGCCGCCGCGGCGCCGAAGGTCTCCACGGAGACCTTGCCCAGCTTCTCCTGGACCTGGGCGGGGGACATCCCGTCTTCGATGCGCAGCCGCTTGGCCACGTCGCTCAGCGCGCGG
This genomic interval carries:
- a CDS encoding serine/threonine-protein kinase codes for the protein MATHPPASSASRPFILFTTGATSYELVRYLGSRAGGELLLARRHYARTPGGLVLIKRLRDVTDDVARARLREEVKLLMRLSHPAIAPVYLVRVHDGAPHLVTEYVDGPCLETLSSFAALRRRPFSEAFAAYVGAEVADALHHAHSLEDARGLPVGVVHRDVSPRSLRVDVHGRVRLSDFALAWSRLPGRVVTEPGLVRGDVAYASPEALEGLPLDGRADLFSLGMVLLELLTGLHLLDLEDVERAAQQAQPVPGTRGLCAETPSWLPAPLMAARMACLTPAHVEQATRGLSPGMRAVLQQVLQRDRDLRFQTGAQLRDALRDLLNAQGRPYGPHEALREVAEVRTDALVGPAGEAEAGLPLEDDLWDGCDDDGAEWT
- a CDS encoding HAD-IIB family hydrolase; amino-acid sequence: MEPRPLRQADLSGVQGVFTDVDGTLTTGHKLRSQTVRALEQLTESGLRVVLVSGRPAGWGEAWARQLPVDGVVVENGGLFFLKDAKGQLRKVYLEPPAQRVANRQRLEQEVQRVLAQVPGARLSVDSRYTEVDLAVDYNEEARLGDEGATRIESLLRARGVTAVRSSVHINCWLGRFDKLSASRRFAKVAWGETLDPADGRYVYAGDSFNDAPMFQAFKLGVGVANVRAVLDRIDAPPAFITRAPEGRGFEELARALLARRRTARSRGVST
- a CDS encoding peroxidase encodes the protein MKPSPAPQSMYLPDVESHESDGTYGTMIAMARAGGMTPPGIWHLFAFKPRMTDALSAFTHEVMRGPSPLSAGLRELIAAYTSRRNACVF
- a CDS encoding carboxymuconolactone decarboxylase family protein — encoded protein: MLGSTQHVQAVLDDVKTAPIPEAEKALFAFVDRLNDTPGDVRREDVERLKVAGWSDEAVYDAVSVCALFNFYNRWIDGTGVQGLSPAMYERSGKRMAAGGYLPAPPPGAPPPASGGDPER
- a CDS encoding alpha/beta fold hydrolase, giving the protein MLTVAVDGIPLHYRDVGQGLPVLLMHAFPLDGSAFDRQVSALSGRYRFLVPDLRGFGQSRLGEGPTEMRKLAQDALALLDALNIDSAVVGGVSMGGYAALALLREDAGRVRGLVLSDTQCTADDAAGKDKREATAQQALKEGTASVIPGLVPKLVHAGPESPVGREVTKLGMSVSPESIAAAQRGMALRLDSKDLLARYAGPALVVVGEHDTVTPLTKAKQMADLVQGARLEVIPGAAHLPNQEQPEAFNAVLDSFLASLA
- a CDS encoding dipeptidase, which gives rise to MGDVKELHRQWCIADGHADSLMWNRDLCERSSEGHVDFPRLREAGVKLQCFTLVTRGFPFIGGFPLFAAWRKWPREARGSEWTRALWQIGRLDAFCARSGDTVRIATTGAGLEDNLAHGRLSAVLGVEGGHAIEGQVERLAELHRRGVRFMGLTHLSNNALGGSSFPMMGNRGLTALGHQVMEEMARLGMSVDVAHASEQTLADLFAHPTVRYFCSHTGVRAAGGGWRNLSDEALRTIARRGGVVGIILAPVYLGGDTWDDVVRHVEHAVDIMGEEGVGVGSDYDGMVALPRGMRDVTDLPRLTEALLKRHPESWVERVMGGNLRRYFRETLGGG
- a CDS encoding class I SAM-dependent rRNA methyltransferase → MNVVKLELARGLGRHLRAGHPWVFRKALEHVPRIPPGSVVDLTENGKFVARGYYDPHSAIAVRVLTRDSRETVDARFITQRVQRALAARTALIDLKDTDSYRLIHGEGDGLPGVVVDLYAGWAVMKLYSAGLTPYRPLIVEALKAGVPGLKGIIGRDEVGRDDVEEDDGRGSGKMLWGEEAPELIPIRERGAIFLVDAWKGQKTGFFLDQRENRFLIRRLGQGRDVLNCFSFSGGFSVNAALGGANSVFSVDQDPEAIALARENFTRNGLPAAKHDFLAADVFALIQSFKEEGRTFDLIILDPPAFAKSQRAVEAAVDGYASLNRQALALLRPGGLLATASCSARVTGDMFMGAVREAGFKAGVDLALVEERYQPPDHPVRLQFPEGKYLKFYVMQSV
- a CDS encoding magnesium transporter CorA family protein gives rise to the protein MIQVCLWEDGRAVSGGEELLDRPGTKWIDVLEPDAEVMGRLAERFQLHRLAVEDCLTLDQRPKLEEYPHHQFIVLQGFSCGPDVTELTLHEQHFFLAQDWIISVHALKLPSHEGVRRRVMDDPAGTLGRGVDVILYLLADALVDAQFPIMDDFSDQLDDLEDAIFAEPDPEHLQRIFALKRALVTLRRVLSPQRDVVGMLSRRGIPQIQEKTTLYFRDVYDHLVRLYEQIDSSRDVVGNVMDGYLSMVANRTNDISKQLTIFATLFLPLSFIVGFFGQNFEQLTGRGWYTAMWATMVGFPLGLVAWFKYKKWI